From one Dysidea avara chromosome 9, odDysAvar1.4, whole genome shotgun sequence genomic stretch:
- the LOC136266062 gene encoding uncharacterized protein isoform X2, producing MEYCYYGISFLPILLYNFVTQGFSVAVSMATSSWYFLQESVWPLIVHCVTFVLSFIASAIILLYDMLCVLWEYVVTTVVTVVQFSQDSILPYMITICSGLFYVLLSVVNYCYTTIIAIIYYLTNLTLQVIELLPGTFQPVITDLVHYISDFISSVITVIFDILSYFISLCIKVVELILTSPAFWALLVTAIILSTLFCWFSKHWLNRRPEPVVLVDAHPVVTAEERQAESREGRNRTILNSVAAHQSSVSTSTGDAVKKMEKLEEEMLCVVCQANKKNILLQPCNHVCLCPSCVKEVMRQNTHCPLCRKRISSWTKVYL from the coding sequence ATGGAATACTGTTATTATGGGATATCATTCCTGCCCATCTTATTGTACAATTTTGTAACACAGGGTTTCAGTGTGGCTGTATCCATGGCAACAAGTAGCTGGTACTTCTTACAAGAAAGTGTTTGGCCTTTAATAGTGCATTGTGTAACATTTGTGCTGTCGTTCATTGCTAGTGCAATCATTTTGTTGTATGACATGTTGTGTGTATTGTGGGAGTATGTCGTCACTACTGTTGTAACAGTTGTACAGTTTTCTCAAGACTCAATCCTTCCATACATGATCACTATTTGTAGTGGACTATTCTATGTGTTGTTGAGTGTAGTGAACTACTGCTATACCACGATAATAGCAATCATTTACTATTTGACTAATTTAACTTTACAAGTGATAGAATTACTACCTGGAACATTTCAACCAGTAATTACAGATTTAGTGCATTATATTTCTGACTTTATCTCTAGTGTTATCACTGTGATATTTGACATACTGAGCTACTTCATCAGTTTGTGTATAAAGGTAGTTGAGCTGATATTGACTAGCCCAGCATTTTGGGCCCTTCTAGTGACTGCAATAATCCTGTCCACCTTGTTCTGCTGGTTTAGTAAACACTGGCTTAACAGAAGGCCTGAACCAGTGGTGCTAGTTGATGCCCACCCTGTGGTCACAGCTGAAGAGAGACAAGCAGAGTCACGAGAAGGAAGAAACAGAACAATACTGAATTCAGTTGCAGCACACCAGTCGAGTGTTTCTACATCAACAGGTGATGCTGTGAAGAAGATGGAAAAGTTGGAAGAAGAaatgttgtgtgttgtgtgtcaaGCAAACAAGAAGAATATTCTTCTACAGCCATGTAACCATGTGTGCCTATGTCCCTCCTGTGTCAAAGAAGTGATGAGACAAAACACCCATTGTCCATTGTGTAGAAAACGTATCAGTAGTTGGACTAAGGTGTATTTGTAG
- the LOC136266305 gene encoding uncharacterized protein, whose product MGKKRGQKQGQSSEQSYHGHKFVLGPRPVNPLQLVYLVPCLLLIYMSISISYHHNCNRWMTVAGLCGDVILVLCDAFMLYYTPVMTTLLKQHLLCTNAACFLQCLGNHLWCSNSLWDYRPDGPIPYLFMIPYGVKMYLLLPMLEVYGANLEALLFVKTPEDVIYWFPLSVTFFSSVPVRYLDDNTKNLHILKLIIQALESAFLRTHSKLFTCDESINLTAEYIKAKNQLQQYETENKQLKEELDQLKECHGKSEKDLKRAQEAAGHLEKKLQANMKCCICQDRVKNILLKPCKHLSLCEQCLDEVLVRRDKVCPLCRKKIEGHDKVFL is encoded by the exons aTGGGAAAGAAAAGAGGGCAGAAGCAAGGCCAAAG CTCAGAACAATCATACCATGGCCATAAGTTTGTGCTTGGACCGAGACCTGTAAACCCCTTACAATTGGTATACCTGGTACCTTGTTTACTTTTGATATATATGTCAATATCTATCAGCTATCACCACAATTGTAACAGATGGATGACAGTTGCTGGACTATGTGGTGATGTCATATTGGTTCTGTGTGATGCATttatgttatattacacacCAGTCATGACGACATTACTAAAGCAACATCTCCTATGTACTAATGCCGCTTGTTTTCTACAGTGCTTAGGAAATCATTTGTGGTGCAGCAATTCACTCTGGGACTACCGTCCTGATGGTCCCATTCCTTATCTCTTCATGATACCATATGGGGTTAAGATGTACTTGTTATTGCCAATGCTGGAAGTTTACGGTGCTAACTTGGAAGCATTATTATTTGTAAAAACACCAGAAGATGTAATATATTGGTTTCCGCTTTCAGTTACATTTTTCTCTTCTGTACCTGTCCGATATCTAGATGATAACACTAAAAACCTTCACATTCTAAAACTTATTATTCAGGCTTTAGAAAGTGCCTTTTTAAGGACTCACAGTAAATTGTTTACTTGTGATGAGAGCATCAATTTAACAGCTGAATACATAAAGGCCAAAAATCAATTACAACAATATGAAACTGAAAATAAACAGCTCAAGGAAGAGCTTGATCAGCTAAAAGAATGCCATGGAAAATCTGAGAAAGATCTAAAAAGGGCACAAGAAGCAGCAGGTCATCTGGAAAAGAAATTGCAGGCTAACATGAAGTGTTGCATATGCCAAGACAGAGTGAAGAACATTTTATTAAAGCCATGTAAACATTTGTCACTTTGTGAGCAATGTCTAGATGAGGTGCTAGTACGCCGAGACAAGGTCTGTCCTCTGTGTAGGAAGAAAATTGAAGGTCATGATAAAGTGTTTTTGTGA
- the LOC136265876 gene encoding uncharacterized protein: protein MGKKKKNQRMGGSPSLNQPFTSSSGVSNEDASEDETPSQVGAPRSHQYDVERVEDESPFLPPMPRERYNAYMFTVDKKSPNRHHLMLLIPCVIMVFVLMFISYVYNCNRWMAIVELCGSVFLITSDAIFLLRFPQFLIFTRFVTCTIVACVMQCIGNYVWCQHLDWSHESVLSYLPYILFVPYCVKLYYLFLLLKANFITLQTVLLVDAFRDTLLCYPITTIYYTPRPVHNIDYKSGNLVVLGHIITVLDKIFLRCRSKVLKRDDTTSYYDKLTEMLAMFVTVKRCLYRRNAEFKKMQTEYEETLRKFDCIKKSYREIKKERYELRKQLDDALSRDLDDANKIMAKQLTKLRENVNCCICHDRMKNILLQPCNHLSVCEQCLEEVLIHHNRTCPLCREKFEKHVKVFL from the exons ATGgggaagaagaagaagaatcAACGTATGGGTGGTTCGCCATCTCTGAATCAGCCTTTCACGAGCAGTAGCGGTGTTTCTAACGAGGATGCGAGCGAGGATGAGACGCCAAGCCAAGTTGGAGCACCTAG GTCTCACCAATATGATGTAGAGAGAGTAGAAGACGAATCACCATTTTTACCTCCAATGCCAAGAGAACGATATAATGCTTACATGTTTACAGTTGATAAAAAGTCACCAAACCGTCATCACTTGATGCTACTAATTCCTTGTGTCATCATGGTCTTCGTGTTGATGTTCATCAGTTATGTTTACAACTGCAATAGATGGATGGCAATAGTGGAATTGTGTGGCAGTGTGTTTTTAATCACTAGTGATGCCATTTTCTTGTTACGCTTTCCACAATTTCTTATCTTCACGCGCTTTGTAACTTGTACTATTGTTGCTTGTGTCATGCAGTGTATTGGAAATTATGTGTGGTGTCAACATTTGGACTGGTCTCATGAAAGTGTCCTCTCATATCTACCATACATCCTATTTGTACCTTACTGTGTAAAGTTGTATTACCTCTTCTTGTTGCTGAAAGCTAACTTCATCACTCTACAGACTGTATTACTGGTGGATGCCTTTCGTGACACGCTGTTGTGTTACCCCATAACAACAATATACTACACCCCCAGACCAGTTCATAACATTGATTACAAATCAGGTAACTTGGTTGTTCTTGGACATATCATTACAGTGTTAGATAAAATATTTTTGAGATGTCGTAGCAAAGTGCTAAAACGTGATGATACCACTAGTTATTATGACAAGCTAACAGAGATGTTGGCCATGTTTGTTACAGTTAAACGGTGTTTGTACCGTCGTAATGCTGAGTTTAAAAAGATGCAAACTGAGTATGAAGAAACTTTAAGAAAGTTTGATTGCATCAAGAAAAGCTACAGGGAGATTAAGAAGGAACGATATGAACTAAGGAAACAATTAGATGATGCTCTTAGCAGAGATCTTGATGATGCTAACAAAATCATGGCTAAGCAGCTGACAAAGTTACGAGAAAATGTTAACTGTTGTATATGTCATGACAGAATGAAGAACATTCTGTTACAACCATGCAACCATTTGTCAGTTTGTGAGCAATGCCTGGAGGAGGTGTTAATACATCACAACAGAACGTGTCCTCTGTGTAGAGAGAAATTTGAAAAACATGTCAAAGTGTTTTTGTGA
- the LOC136266062 gene encoding E3 ubiquitin-protein ligase RNF26-like isoform X1 → MIDMIMEPVGLLLDWLKMFLSLSVTIGGIMVEVLKWLCQYSSHILSMLRLVRILLLWAIDITWLVTGVIINLSVIAGGWLIQCVFAVCQIAVVTMEYCYYGISFLPILLYNFVTQGFSVAVSMATSSWYFLQESVWPLIVHCVTFVLSFIASAIILLYDMLCVLWEYVVTTVVTVVQFSQDSILPYMITICSGLFYVLLSVVNYCYTTIIAIIYYLTNLTLQVIELLPGTFQPVITDLVHYISDFISSVITVIFDILSYFISLCIKVVELILTSPAFWALLVTAIILSTLFCWFSKHWLNRRPEPVVLVDAHPVVTAEERQAESREGRNRTILNSVAAHQSSVSTSTGDAVKKMEKLEEEMLCVVCQANKKNILLQPCNHVCLCPSCVKEVMRQNTHCPLCRKRISSWTKVYL, encoded by the coding sequence ATGATTGACATGATTATGGAGCCGGTTGGTCTCCTTTTAGACTGGCTAAAGATGTTTTTATCATTATCAGTGACAATTGGTGGAATAATGGTGGAGGTATTGAAATGGCTCTGTCAATATTCTTCACACATATTGTCTATGCTACGTTTAGTGAGGATACTCCTACTCTGGGCTATTGACATCACATGGCTGGTGACTGGAGTGATAATAAACTTATCAGTCATTGCTGGAGGGTGGTTAATTCAGTGTGTGTTTGCTGTATGTCAGATAGCAGTCGTTACTATGGAATACTGTTATTATGGGATATCATTCCTGCCCATCTTATTGTACAATTTTGTAACACAGGGTTTCAGTGTGGCTGTATCCATGGCAACAAGTAGCTGGTACTTCTTACAAGAAAGTGTTTGGCCTTTAATAGTGCATTGTGTAACATTTGTGCTGTCGTTCATTGCTAGTGCAATCATTTTGTTGTATGACATGTTGTGTGTATTGTGGGAGTATGTCGTCACTACTGTTGTAACAGTTGTACAGTTTTCTCAAGACTCAATCCTTCCATACATGATCACTATTTGTAGTGGACTATTCTATGTGTTGTTGAGTGTAGTGAACTACTGCTATACCACGATAATAGCAATCATTTACTATTTGACTAATTTAACTTTACAAGTGATAGAATTACTACCTGGAACATTTCAACCAGTAATTACAGATTTAGTGCATTATATTTCTGACTTTATCTCTAGTGTTATCACTGTGATATTTGACATACTGAGCTACTTCATCAGTTTGTGTATAAAGGTAGTTGAGCTGATATTGACTAGCCCAGCATTTTGGGCCCTTCTAGTGACTGCAATAATCCTGTCCACCTTGTTCTGCTGGTTTAGTAAACACTGGCTTAACAGAAGGCCTGAACCAGTGGTGCTAGTTGATGCCCACCCTGTGGTCACAGCTGAAGAGAGACAAGCAGAGTCACGAGAAGGAAGAAACAGAACAATACTGAATTCAGTTGCAGCACACCAGTCGAGTGTTTCTACATCAACAGGTGATGCTGTGAAGAAGATGGAAAAGTTGGAAGAAGAaatgttgtgtgttgtgtgtcaaGCAAACAAGAAGAATATTCTTCTACAGCCATGTAACCATGTGTGCCTATGTCCCTCCTGTGTCAAAGAAGTGATGAGACAAAACACCCATTGTCCATTGTGTAGAAAACGTATCAGTAGTTGGACTAAGGTGTATTTGTAG